taatattataaatagGTTCACAactaatagtacaagtttggatttcaaaactggttaagggaaaacaacatagctttcaaatgattacattaatataaattctaaatacattgctagcataagtgacatcctccgtcaaaagcatatagatgagaaataaatatagagtcaccgagtcaattggcggttagccaccatcttcctcaggctgagaatttcacctgcaacatggtgagataaaccctgagtactcgaatgtactcagctagactttcccgtcataaaccagaaataaagtgacaccaaggattatggaaggctttataagtggagctagcttgacaatattttgcataaaaagccactaattcagctatatattttataattcgatcatcaagttaattatagctattcatctatagattagcaactaacatgtgccaaacatgtggtatagcatttagtagcataacaacagtaaccatagctggtgtaaaagttccaagttcaccataaccatcacttcataatccagttactacgatgttggagctagccaagtttctcactgtccaggagagacggtgattcgaatcaatttcaaccagctgggaatttattcctaacacaaacccagacatacctgcagcaaggtagtcttaggtcacctttggtacaactcaggtccacatttcatgggttcaatCAGTGTCGTataatcagggacaactagctaccCGGACGATTAGGCTTACTCTGCCCTTCGGCTCACATCTATCTCCCCTCAcaaccttactaccatccagagggCACACTCTAACAGAATGGggtccagcctgagttgagctactcggcttcacggtcgggacgagttatccggccagctaagtaagaggcatgcgttcaatctcaatagaagttccaacaacggtacggtccttaatcggcacagacagaataaCATAagccaacctacgcatagactcagTCCGACCTtaagttacattaccccatatctcaatagcaaatatagtcaaccatactttggtatccacctatatctcgcaggtgacaggaaatcacccgacttctaccgatctaagcatggctaagcatatattcgatcctagacctacatagggtccaaggtatatttctggacaaggtagttctatgcatctaGTGTTTctaaccaactcttataacctaatgcatcaaacataaatgatgcaattgatatttgtaaaaacataggaggcttagaatacttcagggcttgcctgggactcaacactaggtcagtgtttgttagatgacacttgctTGGCAAGCATCTCTcatctcggcacttgcttagtccttccgtcttctggatggattcatcaaactccaacttttatatttggcacAACTTGAGTTGTTTAACAAAAATCCAAGAACATGAAATGCCAACCATCATCAACACTGTAAATctcagacttagccaaaatttcaAGATCCAAAACAACACTGGGTTCAATTTTGAGGCCtcagtttgactaagttagggaccaaactagctcttgacccttaaacaaagtttgttgtacacctcttgatctacaactttgattaaaggaTCATGGACTGGTTTAGCTTGGTTACGAAGATACAATTCTCtaaagtggggtacacgaaactgaaatCGAGACTCAGTTAACTCTTAGAAACAGATAGTCTTTGCTGATTTTGAAACTAACTTCGAAGATCCAAataaactccaaacttgatgagacttgctTCATTATTTCCagcacaaagtgtacttcaactcatattaaggaatccaattgagttACCATAtcaatttggaagataaaaatgtcacaacatgtcaactcaTTGTTGTCAATCAGGGACAATTTTCTGAGGCCAAAATAACACTGCATTCAGACTTGAAGCCCCTGTtggagccacttaggagttgattagggcttggtccaaagataaagtttgttctacttcacttaaacttcaacttttatttaaggtccaactccatgcaagcactctagACAGTTGGTCAACACAGGccaaaaccatatcatgaaaattataattttagctattcccacacttagaaacattttctcaacacgaacccttcatgacttttattgtagagttcaattagagtcagttgggcaaggtagcaaggtttggttgacatcccatgttcccattcaccttATGAAGCAATTTAAGCAAAAATATAACTGATcgtttcatgtgacttttttgttccaaacttcatgaaacttttccactgtttaagatggatgcatgttgatgtaatgtacatgaaacaagcatgtttaacattactcttgcgaaatcttaacaagggttcatatgtaagcaaaggtgtgttgtccaagttcaagttaggactcaatttcatagattggaccacaacaccttcatcatcacttcaaaattataaactagagatcataatcattgcttgacaaatcctacttaagtccaaatccactgcttaacttgtgactaacacctagGGTCCTACAATGTCCGGCctggtgtggactaggtagcgcaaacCACAGACGATGCGTCGGTAGAGTGTTGTATCTACCTTTGCCGTGGTACTAGCTTTCGtcagctttagccgctcctccatcaaagtcacacatggcttgcactcagccataccACTCCACTCCAACAACTTTGAGGCATACATGCTCTGATCGAGCGTGAGCGCcttcttcccctgtctcacctcgatgccgaggtagtaggagagcacgccgagatcgctcattcaaaaacaagccgccatctcatgcttgaagctgtcgatgtcctccgcatgcatgctggtgatgatcaagtcatccataTACATgctgacgatgagctcctccttcccccatcaccACGTGTAGAGCACATGCATGGTTGCACaccgcgtgaacccaagctcgcccagcgtggcatcaagcttggcattccacacTCGCAGGGCCTGCCGcaacccatagagcgccttgcgtagttggagcaccctgtgctccgcacCCTTGATGGCAAAACTCGGAGGTTGCCTAACGAAGACTGTCTTtgccagctcgccattgaggaaggtcgATTTTACGTctaggtgatggacgcgccagtccttctcTACTACCAAAGCCAGCAGTAGTCAGATAGACTCCATGCACGCTACTAGTGCAAAGACTTCCTTaaagtcgatgccctcgtgcTGGACAAAGCCTCAAGCGATGAGGTGTGCCTTGTGTTTGACAATGGCGCCGTGCTCGtcctgcttgaccttgtacacccacttcacgtcaatcggacgacatcctggaggtggatcgacaagctcctaagtctcattttcctcgatcgccttcatctcgtCTAGCATCGCCCATTGCCAATTTGCATCATGCTCgaccagcgcgaacgtgggtggttcctctacattGATGAGAAGCAGCTTTGGGTCATTGAGTAGCCGACCCATCAAGCCTGAGGACCCTGTGCCATcgacgatgtcatccagcctgtggaaccgcacctcctcaccatcaaggaaggcatccatgaactcagtgatgtcgcttggaggtgaggcgaactcgatcggcatcGATGGAGTCCTCTGTTCCGTTGGAGTGGTTGGcatagcacctggagtgctcggcaccctggctgcagtgctcggcactactcctggaccgctTGTCACCACTcttagagtggttggcaccactgcaggagtgctcggcactagtcttggagtggtcggcaccactacaagacctctCGGCTCTACTACGGGAGCATTCGGCACtcatcctggagtggtcggcaccactataggatcactcggcaccactccttgagtgcttggcacccctcctagagtgctcggcaccaccccAAGAGTGCTCAGCTCTGttgttggagtggtcggcacctcttCTCCAGCGTCtctaccaccgtggatgaccaagtgctctacgacaaaggtgctggtgaagtTTCCAGCTTCCCCGTGCCTAGACTATCCTAGTCCTAGGCCACCTTCTTATCGAACACGACGTCGtgtgagacaaccaccttgccccCGCGTGGGTCATAGAGTTGGTACGCCTTGATACCTTCCTCGTAGCCCAGGAGCagcatcggtgtgctcctgtcctctagcttggtgaggaccagcTTCGTCTTCCTAACGTGGCCAATGCAGCTGAATGTCTGGAGGAATGACACACTCAgcttgcacccataccaagcttcgaacggcgtcttgcccttcagggccttggtgggcgcacggttgaggatgaaAATCGCTGTGGTCactgcctcaccctagaaccttaccGGCATGCTcttagccttcatcatggatcgagccatgttgaccaccatctggttccacCGCTCCACCACGATATTCTGCTGCAGCGAGTATGGCGTGGTGTGGTGTCATACCACACCCTAATCCATGCAGTACGCAGTGAACTCCACTGAAGTGAATTCATCACCGCGATCAGTCTACAGCACGCACAGCTTCCTATCGCTCTTCGCCTCCGCGCATGCCTagaacttcttgatcacctccACTACCtcgtccttgctcatcaggaattgtagccacatatagcgactacaatcatccatgagcagaaggAAGCACTATCGACCAtcgtttgtggctggcgtgattggcccgcagagatcgctgtggacgagctcgagagcgtccacgGCGTGATACTTGGTCGCCTTTGGGAATGATAACCTCCTTTGGTTCCTGGcaaggcagctgtcacacagctcacctccgtgcttgatgtgaggcagccctcggaccatcttctccagctgaCCGAGCACgccgaagctgagatgtccgaacggggcatgccacagccatggctcctcggtgtgctgtgctgccaggcacaccagctgctccaccttcaagtcgagcaggtatgATCCATTACATGAGCATTTTACCTTTGCGAGAAGACGCCGCTCCCAATCCCGAATCTTCAGGATCCCGCTCTCGATCAGTACCTCATATCCGCACTCATCCAGCTGCCCGATGCTAATGATGCTTGAACACAGCTGTGGGATGTAGTACACATCCATCAGCACGTGGTGCTCaccattctggcacctgaagatgatggtgtcgcgccctcggatcgtcacccttgagccgtcaccgaacttcaccatgTTGTTCATGTTACCGTCGAGCTCgaagaaggcttccttggagttCGTCATGTGGTTGTTGGCATCGGAGTCTAGATACCATTGCTGCTCCTGTTCACTGCCCACAcgtctgaggtggacttgggcacgcGGTTCGTTGATGTTGAtagccttcagagccttgccgtgcccttccaccgccatcatctctcccttctccttggcctcaacatcgtgcagtgcatagaatgTCATCattaggagagtggcctcatcatcctcatcagcctacACTAAATAAgcatcagccttcttctcctgcttacgatttgggcactcctttgcccaaggcccgtcttcccacagcgccggcaggcgttggggtcgaccttcttcttcgaagaagaagaagccttgccacagtgcttgccatcaccaccatggctggaggaggcttccctagACTTCTttcgggcagcccactcctcctctgttagcagcagcttgccgctgtccgtcgttgctgtggcctgctccatgtgcTCGTCCATCACccacagacggcctgtcacatcctcaatggtgagggtggacaagtctagcatcgtctctatggagagagcgatctagatgtacttcaccggcatagagtggaggtacttggagaccgcctcttcttcatcgatggtgacaccgtggctcctcagcttgctgatgagcgactacAGGCGAAGGGAGAAGTCatccaccgactcaccatccttgaacttgggGGTGGCGTACTCTTtcttcagcagctgggccgttGCCTTCTTTGTGCGGTCAGAGCCAACGCGCATCGCTTCAAtgacctcccacgcctccttagcatagTTCTTCGCCCCCagcggctccctgtactccgctggcacagcagcgaggatagcctccaatgctaACATGTCatcttcattgtcggtgcccttgtcaatgacATTCCAAAGCCGTCGGGctccgcccactcgccatagttggtgcgagttagCGTCGGCTAACTGgagccgctgacctcccgcaccgttagcacgacgacctcctgtcgtggctgggcagccacagcagcgccgctgctgttgCCCATCTctaaaccgtccgtcatcgccagtggttagtccggcgacggcgcttgtatgactttgataccacttgttggtcccgagatctccggcatgggtgagccgaccactcaccgtctttgccgaccacacacactacggctagaggtagaagaagggagggagaacagagcgcacacacacacacaacacaaggaccagcgttggccggagctctacagaggagatgACAAAAATGAACTCGCTcaactttactgagttgcagtgggaagctatatatacaactctactcatctaatcctagtacacagacataccaggctgtcatgctgctgcagtgactagatgtgacaacatggctgactttggcgcctacCCCTGCTGTGGGCACAGTGCGGCACGGGAGCTTTTCGGTGCCTGCCCCTGCCGCAGCTACAGTGCAGCGGCgagggagcagcagattactttacacaAGGCTCAGGGTCTGTTGATTTACGAAAAGGAGTGCTTCGCTATACTCTTAGCCGTGGATCATTGGCGCCCATACTTGCTTCATTCAGAGTTTATCATAAGAACAGATCAAAGAAGTTT
The nucleotide sequence above comes from Miscanthus floridulus cultivar M001 chromosome 18, ASM1932011v1, whole genome shotgun sequence. Encoded proteins:
- the LOC136524117 gene encoding uncharacterized mitochondrial protein AtMg00810-like, which codes for MSDLGVLSYYLGIEVRQGKKALTLDQSMYASKLLEWSGMAECKPCVTLMEERLKLTKASTTAKVDTTLYRRIVCGGSVTDIAFAVGYISRFMEDLREDHWTTVKQLLCYVKGTVDQVIVFPKTSGSGLQLTVFSDADIVGDIDG